CAATTATTGGTTGGTGCCATTGCTGCTCTTGGTTCGTCCATTAGTATTCGCCAATATTGCCGTTGATAAGAGTCTCCCCTGATCTCCGCGTTTCGTGAGTCAAAATAGTAACCAGAATTTGAAGCACATTGCATATACAAGATGATTTATACCCACGTTCCACCTaaaataacaaaaagtATGGACGTTGCATAATGTTTTACCCTTACTATGTTAATATTCTTCACATGTTTGTTGCTATTTTTGTCAGTATTCCCTAAATGCCCCATCCTCAGTataatcatttttctttgtgaCGCACGTGGATTGCTGCCAagaaagtaaagaaaaagcaacaCGAAGCAATAGCTGCATAAAATGGTGTCTCGAAAGAAGTGGCGTCTTAAAAGAAATGCCATCTTAATAAGAGTGGTATGATTGGATTTCATGGTCCTTATATTATTACGAATACTACGAACTTTAGGGCCACGTTCGTCTTCGTATTTATCAATTAACATATTGTGGCCCGTGTTTAGGATATGCGTtgaatataaaacacaAAACATATCTTGCACTGTATATCTTTGCTTTGCATCTCTGGTTTAGCTTAGTTGATCATCTTGTTTACTAACACCAATTAAAATAAAAGTCAATTATAGATACAAAGTCAACTTAATTATTGGTAATAGATATTTATTCGAATATTACTTACTCCTCTTATATTACTGCAAAAGTTTGTCGACGAGTTCAAGTGTAATTGAATCATAAaatatgatgaaaacagaagaaaaagactcCTCAACGATAGATGAGATAGAATTCAACGAGAAAAACAATTCTAGAATTATAAAATATGATGCGGAAGGTCGTGCTACTCGTACTCAATCCTCTAAGAAAGATAAATGGAAGAATATAATCACAATCATTGCATCCGGTTTTGCTTTGATCAGCGATGGTTATGTGAATGGTTCAATGAGTATGTTAAACAAACTTTTTGTTATGGAATATGGTGCAAAGAACTACAGCTCAAAAGTCTCAACCAGAGTTTCTAACGCATCTTTGGTCggtattatttttggtcaatttttcatggGTATCGCTGCTGATTACTACAGTAGAAAATCTTGTATTCTTGTGGCTACGACTATCTTGGTTGTCGGTAGTGCTTTATGTGCTGCTTCACACGGTACTACTGTACCTGGTATGTTTTGGATGTTAACAGTTATGAGAGGTTTGGTAGGCATCGGTGTTGGTGCAGAATATCCGACCAGTACACTAAGTGCTAATGAGTCTGCTAATGAATATACTACAACTAGAAGAGGTGGTATCCTAGTTATGGTCACAAATTTTCCCCTAGCTTTCGGTGGTCCATTTGCATCAattatctttttgattgtttttAAAATTTGTTCGGGAACAAAACATTTAGAGGCAATATGGAGAACTGTTTTTGCCCTAGGCTGCTTCTGGCCATTAACAGTGTTTTACTTCCGTTGGAAAACCGCCACTACAGAAATTTACGAAAAAGGcagaattaaaaaaaatataccaTATGTTTTGGCACTAAAATTTTATTGGAAAAGGTTACTTGGTACTTGCGGTACCTGGTTTATGTATGATTTTGTTACCTTCCCTAACGGTATCTTTAGTTCAACAATTATTAGTGCTGTTATTAAGGATAAGaatgatttggaaaaagtaGCAGAATGGAATTTACTGCTGGGTGTTCTGGCTGTACTGGGTGTTCCAATTGGAGCTTACTTCTCTGATCGCATTGGCCGCAAATATACATTAATGATTGGCTTCTCTGGATACATTGTCTTTGGCCTAATTATTGGTTGCGCATACGATCAACTATCGAAAATTACTCCATTATTTATTATCTTCTATGCACTAATGAATATGCTAGGGAATGCTGGACCAGGTAATATGCTTGGTGTCATTAGTAGTGAATCATCAGCAACCGCTGTCAGAGGTGTTTTTTATGGAATTTCCGCCGTGACTGGTAAAATTGGTTCTGTCGTGGGGGTTGAATGCTTTCAGCCTATTAGAGATAACTTGGGCGCAAGATGGACTTTTATTATAGCTGCCATTTGCGGCCTTGTTGGTGTCGTTATTACCTATTTTCTTGTCCCACATTCCCTTGATAGCGATTTAATGAAACAAGATGTTGATTTTCATAATTACTTAGTATCCAATGGTTGGACGGGTAAGATGGGATTTGACGAGACAGATGGAGAAATCTTTGATACAGTTACTGAGGATGAACATAATGATGTTGAATTTAGCAAGAAGAATACCGAAATAATTTCAGTGAGAGAAGTTGGAGATCGCTGAACTATCccgattttttttgactgTCTTAATTTCATGACGTACTTTTTTGAACTATTAATTTGAGTTTGCTGGGTTCAATCGCTTTTCAGGAACATATATGTTATTTGAGGTATCTTATTATTTTGAGAGTTAGATATTAAACGATGTTGTAAAAATCGGGGGATGAAAATAATTGCTTTCCACAAAgaagtttattttatgAGAACCAATCCGAaggtttattttttattttgttatttagtattatttactaattattgatattaaaATATAGGAATGTAGAAATTTTGCGAATATAAGCATACGTAGGATTTGGAGATCTTTCTGAAGATAATTTTGTTGAATGTGCTAACGCAGAAGTATAACTAGTGATTAGATGACTAATAATAGAGATGCAATGCTCTGTatgttttatataaatactaTAAGAGGGCATCCAACAAATTTACTACATGAtgtcaaaaaaagactAGACAGCAATTTTTTGCGTCAATACGGTACTATTTATATACTTAAAACATAGATAAACTTGGCTAATATTTAAGTGACAGATATCTTCAATGTAAACCGACCGAATACCTGTGGTTTGTTTATAATCTCCAATGCCTTCAGAAACcatttgaat
The genomic region above belongs to Saccharomyces kudriavzevii IFO 1802 strain IFO1802 genome assembly, chromosome: 3 and contains:
- the GIT1 gene encoding Git1p (similar to Saccharomyces cerevisiae GIT1 (YCR098C)); the protein is MMKTEEKDSSTIDEIEFNEKNNSRIIKYDAEGRATRTQSSKKDKWKNIITIIASGFALISDGYVNGSMSMLNKLFVMEYGAKNYSSKVSTRVSNASLVGIIFGQFFMGIAADYYSRKSCILVATTILVVGSALCAASHGTTVPGMFWMLTVMRGLVGIGVGAEYPTSTLSANESANEYTTTRRGGILVMVTNFPLAFGGPFASIIFLIVFKICSGTKHLEAIWRTVFALGCFWPLTVFYFRWKTATTEIYEKGRIKKNIPYVLALKFYWKRLLGTCGTWFMYDFVTFPNGIFSSTIISAVIKDKNDLEKVAEWNLLLGVLAVLGVPIGAYFSDRIGRKYTLMIGFSGYIVFGLIIGCAYDQLSKITPLFIIFYALMNMLGNAGPGNMLGVISSESSATAVRGVFYGISAVTGKIGSVVGVECFQPIRDNLGARWTFIIAAICGLVGVVITYFLVPHSLDSDLMKQDVDFHNYLVSNGWTGKMGFDETDGEIFDTVTEDEHNDVEFSKKNTEIISVREVGDR